The following DNA comes from Camelina sativa cultivar DH55 chromosome 14, Cs, whole genome shotgun sequence.
TACACAAATTGATGTCGtaataacttttatttaataaatttaattacgTACATTACGGATttgaattattaatttgaatttttttgaaagcAACTTCTTTTCTAACTTGAAACTATACGATTTCTTTTTGTGATGCTATTATTTGAGAAatgtttagaaattttaaattaatggcATTTAAACCCAATATAACTTCAAAATACATTTACTCGCACTTGAAacttcaataaaaataaaaataaaatttaaacttcaaAACTTGAAAATACATTTAATCATATTGTAATCTGTTagaatgatttaaaaatatattttctataatagCAATAATAAAATTACTCACTATAAGTTATAACATATGGTATTTGAAAAATAACTAGAAATCTGATATCATTTACACATATTTCTTTCTAGATATGCTAATATTTATTTGTAGACATCATGTATTATATTGTTCATTATATATTCAGTattatgttaaaatatttaattgcatAAATGcacaactaaaattttagattatatTCAATATAGTATATTCAACtaaaaaactaaatcataaaGTTAAATCATTACTTTAAACATGGCCGCTCTAATTCGTCATACCGCATCACAGGTCAATACAAGTTTTGTTGGGGTTTTTTTGGACTTTACCGtatttataattaacgaattCTGATATTGTATCGAACTAAAATAGTTGTACCGATTATGGGTCGAAATTCgagtataaaactaaataaatgaaatatataagattataaaatgTACATAATGTTacataatgaaatatataaaattataaaatgtacaTAATGGGACGAAATGAACAACAACCTGCGATAATGTTTGACGATGCCGCTGCCGCCTACGACGACGAAACGAACAGACCCAATCTCAATCCGTGTTAAAACAGAGATCGAGAGAAAGTTATAtaaagaagcagaagcagaagagCTTACGAAGATGAGAGTAGGGAAGAAGACAGAGAGAATCGAGCCTGGATCTGCTACACGTcgctttgttcttcttctcctcctcgaAGTGACAGATTAAGTTCAAGCAGATTGAGAAATGGAGCCTGGATCTGCTCTTCGGCGACggctttgttcttcttctccttctccaagcgACAGACTAAGTTCGAGAAATCGAACCAAATTAAGGTAAGgttattttgtaaaacaataaaaaaaaaacaaaggtatTTTTGTCATTTGCCATATATAACACAGCTTTTAATCGCTGACTTTATTAGGCATCTAAAATTTTTAGCCGCAAGACGCAGCATTATGACGCAGGTAGCTACGACAACCAAATGAACATTGTTATCCGCGTCAACCGCAGCCGCATGTAGCTGCGGCGACCAAACGAACAGCACCATTGTTTATGATTAGCATATATCCCTAATGTTTAGGATCTCTCTTGTATAAAATACTACTCTTGATCTATCAATAATACACAACATTCTTCCATTCATAGCAATAAACGATGAAGTGATGAGTGCTTGGATCTTTAAAGGATGTGTCGTCTCTCAAGGTGGTTGCAGTCTCGAACGTGCGTAGGTGCTGGATAAATTCTTAAGAGGCTAGAGACGTGAGGTGAGCATACCTTCTAGATCTCAATTCTTAAGAATGAGTATATCTATAGGGCTTGAGGCGTGTGAAATCAGTTTGGGTTTTTTGGTTCGGAAAAAAAGAAGTATCGTCATTTTGGATCATTATTAAGGCAAGGCCGCAGTATCGGAGCTTGGTGTCATACTAGAGTCGAGCTTTGCCGCGCCATCATGGTGGCTTGTGGTGGTGAAAGGGTCTTGGCCGCGGTTGCTTTGCTTCGGAGTACACAAGAGGACATGTATTCATTGTCTCGTCTAGATTTCCAAACAACACCAAAAATGTTGAGTTTAGTCAGTGAATGGGAAGAAGGTCTTCCAAACGGACTTGCGCGCTCGGAAACTGTATGAAAATATGTCCCTGGGCTCCTTTGTGATCATATTAGCTTAGAAACATGTAAATTATTACCTCTTGAACCTAAAATAATTGGAAAATGACTTAACAGTTACATGAGTGAGCTTGGAACGTGGTGGTTGAAATATGTGACATGGTCTCTTGTTTTATACAGTAGATTGTCTTTTTTAATAGACCAATTCCATCACACAGATCGTTTGGTCAATGCTCAAGAGAAGTCACAATACAATATAGcaaaagctcttcttcttcatcatcctctcttTGATCACTCCTGCAACTACAAAATCCATGGCGGTGTCTTCTCTTCTCTGGACTCTCTTCCTCATCTCCGTCATTTTCTCACTACAATCAAACAGCCAAGAAGAGGATACACCAATCACACGATTCCAGCAATACTTAAGAATCAACACCGCTCATCCTAACCCTAACTACACCGCACCAGTCTCGTTTCTTCTTGATCAAGCTCAATCGATTGGTCTCACTTCCAAAACCTTCGAATTCGTCTCTGGTAAGCCAGTTCTTCTCCTCACATGGCTAGGCACTAACCCTCACCTCCCTTCGATTCTCTTCAACTCTCACCTCGACTCTGTTCCCGCCGAATCCGACAAATGGATCCACCCGCCGTTCTCAGCTCACCGTACAACCGATGGTCATATCTACGCTCGCGGCGCGCAAGACGACAAGTGTATCGGAGTTCAGTATCTAGAAGCGATCAGGAATCTGAAATCGAGAGGCTTCTCTCCTCTTCGTACGGTTCATATCTCGTACGTCCCTGAAGAAGAGATCGGCGGATTCGACGGGATGATGAGATTCGCGGCGTCGTCGGAGTTTAGGGATTTGAATTTGGGATTCGCTATGGATGAAGGACAAGCTAATCCTGGTGATGAGTTTAGGGTGTTTTACGCTGATCGGACTCCATGGGAATTTATAATCAAAGCTGAGGGGATCCCAGGGCATGGTGCTAAGCTTTATGATAATTCAGCTATGGAGAATTTGATGAAGAGTGTTGAGTTGATTGCTAAGTTTAGGGAGACGCAGTTTGATTTCGTTAAAGCTGGGAAAGCTGCGAATTCTGAAGTTATATCTGTGAATCCAGTTTATCTTAAAGCTGGAACTCCTTCTACTACTGTGAGTTGTTGACGATTTcagattttgcatttttttgatGTGTTAATaggagatttttgtttttcttaagtgtgtttttttttcttttcaggggTTTGTGATGAATATGCAGCCTTCAGAGGCAGAAGCTGGGTATGATTTGAGGTTGCCTCCAATGGCAGATCCAGATGTTATGAAGAAAAGGATTGCTGAAGAATGGGCTCCTTCTATTAGGAACATGACCTACACGGTAAATATGAATATTCTCTAAAAGCTCTGATATATGTACATACCGTTTCTGTGTTGGGTTGCTTGTTTCTGTGTCTATGCGGTCTCAATAGTTAATAGCAACTAAGGGTTATACAGAGCTGTTCTTGAGTCTGGTTTTGTGAAGCATGACTGTAAATGAATTGGAGGAACGAAGAAGCATGGCTAGATAGAATGAAAGAGGTCTCATTGAGCAAATACTTACATCAGAGATCGTATCAAATTTcttaacttttattttcatactaCTAAAATGTATGTCTGAGATAGGCCTCTCAGCTGCTTTGAATAACTACTTTCATAGTCCGTTAATatagtttggtttcttttgttttaatcttccACATTGGTTTCACATAAATGACGATACTAGACGCCCATATACCTTGAATAGTTACAGGGTTGTAGTTGATTAAGAACATCTGACTTCTTTCTTTTCCAACCTATATCTTAGTGTCATTAAGACAAGGTTATGAGATGTCCTAAGCCAAGGTTAAGCAAAACTAACCAGTAGCTACAAAGTTCGGTAAAATATGGgctctcatattatataatgttacatgtcttttttggcttttttttagTGAATTAGACGATGATGTATGGTGTCTACCCTCTGCAGTTTGATAACATGATACAAGAGTTTTCGTTTTAGTCTAACTAAGTGAATAGAtccaatctttttcttcttgcaccaggtaaaagagaaaggaaagtTAAGAGATCATTTAGGGCGACCTATAATGACTCCAACAAATGATACCAATCCTTGGTGGTCTATCTTCAAGCAAGCTGTTGAAGCAACAGGAGGAAAACTCGCAAAGCCCGAAATTTTGGCTTCAACTACAGATTCACGCTATATTCGCTCTTTGGGAATCCCAGTTCTGGGCTTCTCTCCAATGACCAATACTCCTATTTTATTGCATGACCATAACGAGGTATTCACATGATGATATTATCTATTGCGCTcttggagtatatatatatatatataaaatcagagTACTGATATAAACACTTATTTGTTGCCTCAGTTCCTAAAGGATATCGTATTCATGAAAGGAATTGAAGTTTATGAATCGGTTATCACAGCTCTAAGTTCCTTTAAGGGAGTATCTGATCAAGTGATTTGAAGCATGTAGCAATGTGACATGTTGCTTGAAGATGGTCACACCTCACATTGCTATGACTAAAACAGTGTTGTAAATGtttatttgtaagttttttttattgacatTTACTCTATCCTTGTGACCCTTAAATGGCTGCTGCTGATAATCCTTGTATATTATCAGTTATTTTTCTGCATAATTCTCAGACTCCGAAGAGAAATATCAT
Coding sequences within:
- the LOC104742184 gene encoding aminoacylase-1 — protein: MAVSSLLWTLFLISVIFSLQSNSQEEDTPITRFQQYLRINTAHPNPNYTAPVSFLLDQAQSIGLTSKTFEFVSGKPVLLLTWLGTNPHLPSILFNSHLDSVPAESDKWIHPPFSAHRTTDGHIYARGAQDDKCIGVQYLEAIRNLKSRGFSPLRTVHISYVPEEEIGGFDGMMRFAASSEFRDLNLGFAMDEGQANPGDEFRVFYADRTPWEFIIKAEGIPGHGAKLYDNSAMENLMKSVELIAKFRETQFDFVKAGKAANSEVISVNPVYLKAGTPSTTGFVMNMQPSEAEAGYDLRLPPMADPDVMKKRIAEEWAPSIRNMTYTVKEKGKLRDHLGRPIMTPTNDTNPWWSIFKQAVEATGGKLAKPEILASTTDSRYIRSLGIPVLGFSPMTNTPILLHDHNEFLKDIVFMKGIEVYESVITALSSFKGVSDQVI